In the genome of Aspergillus luchuensis IFO 4308 DNA, chromosome 2, nearly complete sequence, one region contains:
- the EXO70 gene encoding EXO70 family protein (BUSCO:EOG092612J3;~COG:U;~EggNog:ENOG410PIGT;~InterPro:IPR016159,IPR004140;~PFAM:PF03081;~go_component: GO:0000145 - exocyst [Evidence IEA];~go_process: GO:0006887 - exocytosis [Evidence IEA]) — protein MVAPRNAAYAEESAEVEVLYANLEKLKLLTKKIQGSLNRLETGGNVVKHAIGPIYSNTQSLQITNSNIDKVNEAIERLRQPLDAKGKEEGIIRSSPQTVGLSQYLSAVKRVEKALVDLNSTNLRSNQKAISEFTSLLVLGNSQLQDMLRGTLSDYVNPIEPLHYLTKELSFPSLPDETIAELGPVCSAIGSAASYGPQRGDGGNPALKIYADIRGPYITSSLQNLAIASLNTVKRRAADGPYRQGTNGIGIYSNALESFIYAEHDILVRVFTGDQRGLALQATCRSALGEYAQTLRELNQYIRANLMTDCFLAFEIIEIVTAMSYRVESKTGELKSLFIEALRPVRETAKSSLSELLEETKRKAAGITMLPPDGGSVPLVNEVMSSLTTLTGYSGPLASILTSLGDGNWRSTTNAAPTAPLDVSPDSMTLLSHFILDMIEALMIALEARGRALHRSKAVQGVFLSNVFCTVDRSIRQSSELARYLGSADSIARIDTFRKRATSTYLDAWKETSHYLLDVQYTSRGSGGSARPASGGVVDSAAIVKSLSSKDKDAIKDKFKAFNASFDELVGRHKALYMEREVRGVLAREVQAVLEPLYARFWDRYHEIDKGRGKYVKYDKGSLSAQLAALG, from the exons ATGGTTGCTCCCAGGAACGCCGCCTACGCGGAGGAGAGCGCGGAGGTCGAGGTGCTATACGCCAACCTCGAGAAGCTCAAACtcctgacgaagaagattcAAGGCTCTTTGAATCGCTTGGAAACCGGGGGCAATGTGGTGAAGCATGCGATCGGGCCAATCTACAGCAATACCCAATCGCTACAGAtcaccaacagcaacatAGATAAGGTCAATGAAGCCATTGAACGCCTCCGCCAGCCTCTGGATgccaagggaaaggaagaaggaattaTACGATCAAG CCCCCAGACCGTCGGTTTGTCGCAATACCTCTCTGCTGTGAAGCGCGTGGAAAAGGCCTTGGTCGACCTCAACTCAACCAATCTACGATCGAACCAAAAAGCTATTTCCGAATTTACTTCTTTGCTGGTGCTTGGAAACTCCCAGCTCCAGGACATGCTCCGCGGCACACTGAGCGACTACGTTAATCCGATCGAACCATTACACTACTTAACTAAAG AACTCTCATTCCCCTCGCTACCTGATGAAACTATCGCGGAGTTGGGCCCGGTATGTTCGGCTATCGGCTCTGCAGCGAGCTATGGGCCGCAACGGGGTGATGGCGGAAACCCCGCTCTCAAAATTTACGCCGATATTCGCGGACCATATATCACATCGAGCTTGCAGAACCTGGCCATAGCATCTCTCAATACTGTCAAACGACGGGCTGCCGACGGTCCCTACAGGCAAGGCACCAACGGTATCGGGATCTATTCCAACGCTTTAGAAAGCTTTATATATGCAGAACATGATATTCTCGTGCGGGTCTTTACAGGTGATCAACGGGGACTGGCTTTGCAGGCAACTTGCCGCTCCGCTTTGGGCGAATATGCGCAGACCTTGCGAGAGCTCAACCAGTATATCAGGGCAAACCTCATGACGGATTGCTTTTTGGCGTTCGAGATCATCGAGATTGTTACTGCCATGTCGTACCGGGTGGAGTCGAAAACAGGGGAGCTGAAAAGCCTATTCATCGAGGCTCTCAGGCCGGTTCGGGAGACGGCAAAATCGTCGCTTTCGGAGTTATTGGAGGAGACAAAACGCAAGGCCGCAGGGATTACCATGCTCCCGCCAGATGGCGGGTCAGTTCCCCTTGTCAATGAAGTCATGAGCTCCCTTACTACCCTGACGGGCTATTCGGGGCCGCTCGCATCGATCTTGACATCTCTGGGAGATGGAAACTGGCGGTCCACGACCAATGCAGCGCCCACGGCGCCCTTGGATGTCAGCCCGGACAGCATGACCCTTTTATCGCACTTCATACTCGATATGATCGAAGCTCTTATGATCGCCCTGGAAGCTCGAGGCCGAGCACTTCACCGCTCGAAGGCAGTCCAGGGCGTTTTCTTGTCCAACGTATTCTGTACAGTGGATCGCTCCATCCGTCAGAGTTCCGAGTTAGCCCGATACCTTGGCTCTGCCGACAGCATTGCACGAATCGACACATTCCGCAAACGGGCCACTTCGACGTATCTCGATGCATGGAAAGAAACTTCCCACTATCTTCTGGATGTGCAGTATACCTCTCGGGGCTCTGGCGGGTCAGCACGACCGGCATCTGGAGGTGTCGTCGACTCCGCCGCCATTGTTAAATCACTTTCATCTAAGGACAAGGACGCTATCAAAGACAAGTTCAAAGCTTTCAATGCTAGTTTCGATGAACTGGTGGGCCGCCACAAGGCACTGTATATGGAGCGGGAGGTGCGCGGGGTGCTGGCTCGGGAGGTCCAGGCTGTTCTCGAGCCACTCTATGCCCGATTCTGGGACCGCTATCATGAGATCGACAAGGGACGAGGCAAATATGTCAAATACGACAAGGGCAGTTTGTCGGCTCAATTGGCGGCgcttggatga
- the ade13 gene encoding adenylosuccinase ADE13 (COG:F;~EggNog:ENOG410PIRI;~InterPro:IPR022761,IPR004769,IPR024083,IPR020557, IPR008948,IPR000362;~PFAM:PF00206;~go_function: GO:0003824 - catalytic activity [Evidence IEA];~go_function: GO:0004018 - N6-(1,2-dicarboxyethyl)AMP AMP-lyase (fumarate-forming) activity [Evidence IEA];~go_process: GO:0009152 - purine ribonucleotide biosynthetic process [Evidence IEA]) codes for MKYLFSPRNRFSTWRQLWLWLAEAEKGKPYCPLSCFCHPVSVARLTRTELGLPISDEAIEQMKAHLTIQDEEFKVAAEEEKRRRHDVMAHVHAYGQVAPAAAGIIHWGATSCYCTDNADLIFLRDGLDILIPKLAVVIDKLSAFAKQYKDLPCLGFTHGQPAQLVTVGKRASLWIQDLLMDLKNLERARDDLRFRGVKGTTGTQASFLQIFEGNHDKVEQLDELVTEKAGFKSAYIISAQTYSRKIDVDVGNALGSFGSTCERIGIDIRHLAMLKEVEEPFEKDQIGSSAMAYKRNPMRSERLCSLGRHLQNLPKDALDTYSAQWFERSLDDSAIRRISIPELFLSADACLILLNNVTSGFVVYPEVIRRHVNDELPFMAT; via the exons ATGAAatatctcttctctcccaggAACCGTTTCTCTACCTGGAGACAGCTGTGGCTCTGGCTCGCCGAGGCCGAGAAAGGTAAACCATACTGCCCATTGTCGTGCTTTTGTCACCCCGTTTCCGTTGCCCGACTAACCCGCACAGAGCTCGGTTTGCCGATCTCCGACGAAGCCATTGAGCAGATGAAGGCCCATCTCACTATTCAGGACGAAGAATTCAAGGTTgccgctgaggaggagaagcgtcGTAGACACGATGTCATGGCTCACGTTCACGCCTATGGCCAGGTCGCTCCTGCCGCTGCCGGAATCATCCACTGGGGCGCCACCTCCTGCTACTGCACCGACAACGCAGACTTGATTTTCCTTCGTGACGGActcgacatcctcatccccaagCTTGCTGTCGTCATTGACAAGCTGTCTGCCTTCGCTAAGCAGTACAAGGACCTGCCCTGCCTGGGTTTCACCCACGGACAGCCCGCTCAGCTTGTTACCGTCGGAAAGCGTGCCTCCCTGTGGATCCAGGACTTGCTCATGGACCTGAAGAATCTCGAGCGGGCTCGCGATGACCTGCGCTTCCGTGGTGTCAAGGGCACCACCGGTACTCAGGCCTCTTTCCTCCAGATCTTCGAGGGCAACCATGACAAGGTTGAGCAGTTGGATGAGCTGGTCACCGAGAAGGCCGGTTTCAAGTCTGCgtacatcatctccgcccaGACCTACTCTCGTAAGATTGATGTCGATGTTGGCAATGCCCTCGGCTCTTTCGGCTCTACCTGCGAGCGCATTGGCATTGACATCCGTCACTTGGCCATGctgaaggaggttgaggagcctTTCGAGAAGGACCAGATTGGTAGCAGTGCTATG GCTTACAAGCGTAACCCCATGCGGTCCGAGCGTCTGTGCTCTCTCGGAAGACACCTTCAGAACCTCCCCAAGGATGCTCTGGACACGTACTCCGCTCAGTGGTTCGAGCGCTCTCTC GATGACAGTGCTATCCGCCGTATCAGCATCCCCGAACTCTTCCTTTCGGCCGATGCCTGTCTCATCCTTTTGA ACAACGTCACCTCAGGCTTTGTTGTTTACCCTGAAGTCATCAGACGCCATGTCAACGATGAGCTGCCCTTCATGGCCACGTAA